From a single Syngnathus scovelli strain Florida chromosome 2, RoL_Ssco_1.2, whole genome shotgun sequence genomic region:
- the spega gene encoding striated muscle preferentially expressed protein kinase isoform X9, whose translation MPPAAEFSARRRQWDIHLQIEHSQGRVDLQRKPKGDPLQGAVVHPQAGRPRGHRGSHGPLGLQESKVEESDNVCILSEGGRHSLVIANVSSDTEGFYTAVAQNIHGKAECTAELYIQEHRAAVSSHISKLEKMPSIPEEPEQLESEVVKRTMPDFVKPLSDLEVIEGKEAVLSCKVTGLPYPTISWYHNGKRIESSDERKMTQNRDVHTLVIQATCHADGGVYKAVIANKLGKAACYAHLYVSDIVPDPPDGPPIIEAITGKTISLSWKRSKKINPSDDSGSLSYVLQQQPLGSIQWSTVASNLRETSYTITNLSKGVRYAFRVLTSTGKTLSKPSPSTDLVQLQDRGPYLRKAPVIIDKPDIVYVVENQPVSITVTLNHVHATVTWKRRGVALVNKAGVCEMSTPDDDQHTLKLQRVRALDIGQLVVMASNQFGSDLCTLQLVMAVPPKFETIMEDVDIREGETTRLAVVVEGKPDPDILWYKDDVLLSESNYFTFVYDDPEYSLVILNAHTEHSGVYTCTAKNLAASNSCKAELTVRTEDKEAIEPVEDEGTILRKMRRLTDYYDLHKEIGRGTFSYVKRVTQKKGKKDFAAKFTSARGKRKALALREMELLSELDHERIIFFHDAFEKKNLVVLITELCHEEMLERISRRTTVTELEIRRCIQQVLEGLRYLHEKDIGHLDIKPENILMASASSDQIRICDFGNAIRLESSEEHYSKYGTPEYVAPEIVNQTPVSRATDIWPVAVITYLCLTGVSPFTGENDRATVLNIRNYNVAFEENMFSDLCKEAKGFVVKLLVVDRLRPSAIECLRHPWFKSESNKSICTAKLKQVLSRRRWQRSLINYKSKMVMRTIPELLNDASSHVSIAVAKHLKEGSPPPSSSSDSEADVDELPFIPMPLSMFFSGSRVSLNELPEDEHVTRGPNDIADRTKNNLDTAGIKEAGKSGTQKPQNPDEEMIQQTKRALLKKGLSTETGESQTKARRSTMRRGSSADSALLLHTDLEQGDVNQTTETSTNSLKKTVSLELPNRSPSPGITKISQEDYALKLELMRQRLLRGGSVDKKMSGLRGPLFETLGMEDEQQTGSLDRNLRRSRAGPSTLTRAASSESAGQDTPKTKVFQKSASFTQEDSEPMPLHRRYGAPLEIPSGGTEGKKLKEATSMSALTEQTTTESPTERISFRYPTAEVDQQRKRNNQEKRTNIEKVNKAENEPRSSAHVTPIIVIEDDVEAQYKKKTYLNKEKVTEDKGTSQNTKPGTSDRVSDKLKGHEAKGIAPSPQHPAVFAKVATSDLSSAATSNPEIPGMPRHPQLRTDIKDIASEEVFEARFKKRESSLTRSLKKLTRNKSEEKSPTLSRKIGGGDDEVYRPGQRGAPLEMVSQGLQEKSKSVQDLREDKEKEPGLSLIGRWSMRGKRSSVDKDAENSKERKNQEKAAPKRVTWAIGRSKSLDTNEQRAKADESAVSAMRRRFESKVAGISAKIRSQSEDRKDKTTEASQKEQQPKRLTDSPILAMRQMFENKLTGNTTKIRSLSEQRQDDTEEKKAPLFSRHRHSHSEGRGLKGMGIPENQLAKQAGVAASKESIESTSSVQSENDRRSRWDRWGLTKSKKDKTPSQPDLILPNPKKEDTSLTRTFVRSASDFPPVFHIKLKDQILLEGEQVTLSCLPAGSPLPDITWIKDRKALYTDDRISLTSHPDGRQLLTILKCSQRDAGVYECVATNPLAAITTSCTLTIAYVPKRPGTPEVPQTYNNTALVLWKPSDTKPPCSYTLERKTEGDSTWQTVTTGVVDCYYNVTDLPQGDVFRFRVFCVNKAGQGPPSNSSAPVTLDSAAEEASPVVAVVKTTAVPGSLASPSSLPVTSTMTNTTSTVTGPKNATSPVTSLPSAVLPSSYRAPRTIETSSSPSAITNMHDAPKTSSKLPSVPFVTPKLQSPVNIVSPMTQTPSILATPPSSPTKPALAVTYIPTTMAPSPSSFSPKVLQTSSLSPIGEGACTPTRSTPSGRVTPSTALRQGVPQKPYTFLEEKSRGRFGVIRECRENATGKIYMAKIIPYSQENKKEVLKEYEILKSLHNDKIMALHEAYVTPRYVVLVAEYCTGKELLHSIVERFRYSEDDVVEYLVQILQGVEYLHNRRVLHLDLKPDNIMVTNLNTIKIVDFGSAQSFNPLSLKQQDLGAVTLQYMAPEIVKGEVVGPPADVWTVGVVTYIMLSGQLPFDDKDPQRVKSKILMAKFDPTRLYPNVSQSALAFVKKLLSSYAWARPSTRDCFSQAWLQDTYMMKLRRQTLTFTTGRLKEFLVAQQCHRAESTTKHKVLLRSYQSTPKSTSSGPASQFHDSK comes from the exons ATGCCGCCTGCTGCTGAATTCAGTGCACGAAGACGACAGTGGGACATACACTTGCAAATTGAGCACAGCCAAGG ACGAGTTGACCTCCAGCGCAAACCTAAAGGTGACCCCCTCCAAGGAGCCGTTGTTCACCCGCAAGCTGGACGTCCTCGAGGTCATCGCGGGTCGCACGGCCCGCTTGGACTGCAAG AGTCCAAAGTGGAGGAGAGCGACAATGTGTGCATTCTCAGCGAGGGCGGGCGTCACTCGCTGGTGATAGCCAACGTCAGCAGTGACACAGAAGGCTTCTATACGGCCGTGGCTCAGAACATTCACGGGAAGGCCGAATGCACTGCTGAGCTGTACATCCAAGAGCACAGGGCGGCGGTCTCCTCTCACAT ATCCAAACTTGAGAAGATGCCATCCATCCCAGAGGAGCCAGAGCAGCTGGAGAGTGAAGTGGTGAAGAGAACCATGCCGGATTTTGTAAAACCTCTGTCTGACTTGGAAGTGATCGAAGGAAAAGAGGCGGTTCTGAGCTGCAAGGTGACAGGCCTGCCTTATCCGACCATCTCCTGGTACCACAACGGAAAGCGCATCGAGAGCAGCGATGAGCGCAAAATGACCCAGA ACAGGGACGTCCACACGTTGGTCATTCAAGCAACTTGTCACGCTGACGGCGGCGTCTACAAGGCGGTGATCGCGAACAAACTGGGCAAAGCAGCCTGCTATGCACATTTATATGTTTCAG ATATTGTTCCAGATCCACCTGATGGGCCCCCGATCATAGAGGCCATCACCGGAAAAACGATAAGCCTCAGCTGGAAAAGATCCAAgaaaataaatccatcagatg ATTCGGGTTCCCTGTCTTATGTGCTCCAGCAGCAACCTTTGGGCTCCATCCAGTGGTCCACCGTAGCTTCCAACTTGAGGGAAACCAGCTACACCATTACCAACCTTTCCAAGGGGGTCCGCTACGCTTTCAGGGTCTTGACCTCCACCGGCAAGACGCTCAGCAAACCTTCACCATCCACAGATTTGGTCCAGCTCCAGGACAGAG GACCTTATTTGAGGAAAGCACCCGTGATCATCGACAAACCCGACATTGTGTACGTGGTTGAGAATCAACCCGTAAGCATCACCGTCACCCTGAACCACGTGCACGCTACCGTCACTTGGAAAAG GAGGGGCGTGGCTTTGGTCAACAAAGCCGGAGTGTGCGAGATGAGCACGCCGGACGATGATCAACACACCCTGAAGCTTCAGCGCGTCCGAGCCTTGGACATCGGCCAGCTGGTGGTGATGGCCAGCAACCAGTTTGGCAGCGACCTCTGCACGCTGCAGCTGGTCATGGCAG TGCCACCAAAATTTGAAACCATCATGGAGGATGTGGACATACGTGAGGGAGAAACTACCCGTCTCGCTGTTGTGGTCGAAGGAAAACCAGATCCAGACATCTTGTGGTACAAG GATGATGTGCTTCTCTCAGAGAGCAACTACTTCACCTTCGTGTACGATGACCCAGAGTATTCTCTCGTGATCCTTAACGCCCACACTGAGCATTCGGGCGTCTACACCTGCACGGCCAAGAACCTGGCCGCGTCCAACTCCTGCAAGGCTGAACTGACAGTTCGCACAG AGGACAAAGAGGCCATAGAACCAGTGGAAGATGAAGGAACCATTCTCAGGAAGATGCGACGCTTGACAGACTACTATGACCTCCACAAGGAGATAGGCAG GGGGACCTTTTCCTACGTGAAGCGAGTGACTCAGAAGAAGGGAAAGAAGGACTTTGCTGCCAAGTTCACATCCGCACGTGGAAAGAGGAAAGCCCTGGCACTGCGGGAGATGGAACTGCTGTCCGAGCTGGACCACGAGCGCATCATCTTCTTCCATGATGCCTTTGAGAAGAAGAATTTGGTGGTGCTGATAACAGAATT GTGTCACGAGGAGATGTTAGAACGAATATCCAGAAGAACGACAGTCACAGAGTTGGAA ATTCGTCGATGTATTCAGCAGGTGTTGGAAGGCCTTCGCTACCTTCATGAGAAAGACATCGGCCATCTTGACATAAAG CCAGAAAATATTTTGATGGCATCTGCCAGCAGTGACCAGATCCGTATTTGCGACTTTGGCAACGCCATCAGACTGGAGTCCTCCGAGGAGCACTACTCCAAGTATGGAACGCCGGAATACGTAGCACCAGAGATTGTGAACCAAACGCCGGTCTCTCGAGCAACAGACATATG GCCAGTCGCTGTCATTACATATCTCTG TCTGACAGGAGTGTCACCATTCACCGGTGAAAACGACAGAGCCACGGTGTTGAACATTCGCAACTACAACGTGGCCTTCGAGGAGAACATGTTCTCTGACCTCTGCAAAGAGGCGAAGGGGTTTGTCGTCAAGCTCTTGGTGGTGGACCGACT GAGACCAAGCGCCATCGAGTGCCTTCGTCATCCTTGGTTCAAG TCAGAAAGTAACAAGAGCATCTGCACGGCGAAGCTAAAGCAGGTTTTGTCTCGGAGGCGATGGCAG CGCTCCCTAATCAATTACAAATCAAAAATGGTGATGCGAACAATCCCGGAGCTACTTAACGACGCATCGAGCCATGTGTCCATTGCTGTGGCGAAACATTTAAAAGAAGGCTCCCCGCCACCTTCATCATCCTCCGACTCAGAAGCAGACGTGGATGAGCTTCCCTTCATTCCTATGCCGCTATCGATGTTCTTCTCCGGTTCCAGAGTCTCCTTGAATGAGTTGCCCGAGGATGAACATGTCACACGGGGGCCCAATGATATTGCTGATAGAACTAAGAACAACCTTGACACAGCTGGTATCAAAGAAGCTGGTAAAAGCGGGACACAGAAACCCCAAAACCCAGACGAAGAGATGATTCAACAGACGAAAAGAGCTCTACTTAAAAAAGGATTAAGTACAGAGACGGGTGAGTCTCAGACAAAAGCAAGAAGATCCACAATGAGGAGAGGCAGTTCTGCTGACTCGGCGTTGCTTCTTCACACTGACCTAGAACAGGGTGACGTCAACCAAACCACAGAAACGAGCACCAATAGCCTGAAAAAGACTGTTTCTCTTGAACTACCCAACCGTAGCCCAAGCCCTGGAATCACAAAAATTAGCCAGGAGGATTACGCCTTGAAACTGGAGCTCATGAGACAACGGCTGCTCAGGGGAGGTAGCGTGGATAAAAAGATGAGCGGCCTCCGAGGACCCTTATTTGAAACGCTTGGCATGGAAGATGAGCAACAGACAGGGTCTCTGGATCGCAATCTGAGGAGATCTAGAGCGGGGCCATCCACGCTCACGCGAGCTGCATCCTCTGAGAGTGCTGGACAAGACACACCAAAGACCAAAGTTTTCCAGAAAAGCGCTTCCTTCACTCAAGAAGATTCGGAACCCATGCCCCTTCATCGCAGGTATGGAGCTCCCTTAGAAATCCCATCTGGAGGCACTGAGGGGAAGAAGCTAAAGGAGGCAACCTCCATGTCCGCCCTAACAGAACAAACCACGACGGAGTCACCAACGGAGCGCATCTCATTTAGATACCCAACAGCAGAAGTGGACCAACAGCGCAAACGCAACAATCAAGAGAAAAGGACCAATATAGAAAAAGTAAATAAAGCAGAAAATGAGCCAAGATCGTCCGCACATGTTACTCCGATAATTGTGATAGAAGACGATGTGGAAGCGCAGTACAAAAAGAAAACTTATTTAAATAAAGAGAAAGTTACTGAAGACAAAGGAACATCACAAAACACAAAACCTGGAACATCTGACCGAGTGTCTGACAAGTTGAAAGGACATGAGGCCAAAGGCATCGCTCCTTCACCTCAACACCCAGCTGTGTTTGCCAAAGTGGCGACTTCCGATCTATCCTCTGCTGCCACTTCAAACCCGGAGATACCCGGCATGCCACGCCACCCGCAACTTCGAACAGATATAAAAGACATTGCCTCGGAAGAGGTCTTTGAAGCCAGATTCAAGAAGCGGGAGTCATCTTTGACTCGTAGCCTCAAAAAGCTAACCAGGAACAAATCCGAGGAAAAATCACCTACGTTGAGCCGTAAGATTGGCGGTGGAGACGATGAGGTGTACAGGCCAGGGCAAAGGGGGGCCCCCCTCGAAATGGTCTCCCAAGGGCTACAAGAAAAATCCAAATCAGTTCAAGACTTACGGGAAGATAAGGAAAAAGAACCTGGCCTAAGCCTTATTGGCAGGTGGTCGATGCGGGGTAAGAGATCGTCAGTTGATAAAGATGCAGAGAACTCAAAGGAAAGAAAGAATCAGGAAAAGGCAGCCCCAAAGAGGGTTACCTGGGCAATTGGTCGTAGTAAATCTTTAGACACGAATGAACAAAGGGCAAAAGCTGACGAGTCTGCGGTTTCTGCTATGAGACGCAGGTTCGAGTCCAAAGTGGCTGGAATCTCAGCCAAAATAAGGAGCCAGTccgaggacaggaaggataaaaCTACAGAGGCGAGTCAGAAGGAGCAACAACCGAAGAGGCTCACAGATTCTCCAATCCTAGCAATGCGccagatgtttgagaataaactCACTGGAAATACGACAAAAATCCGGAGTCTGTCAGAGCAAAGACAAGATGACACCGAGGAGAAGAAGGCACCCCTGTTTTCTCGCCATCGCCACTCACACTCTGAAGGGCGAGGACTGAAAGGAATGGGCATACCCGAGAATCAGCTGGCCAAACAGGCTGGCGTGGCCGCGTCAAAGGAATCCATCGAATCCACTTCCAGTGTTCAATCTGAGAACGACCGGCGGTCTAGATGGGACAGGTGGGGTCTGACCAAgagcaaaaaagacaaaacacctTCTCAACCTGACCTGATTTTACCCAACCCAAAAAAAGAAGACACATCCCTCACTCGGACCTTTGTCCGTTCCGCTTCGGATTTCCCGCCGGTGTTCCACATCAAACTCAAAGACCAAATCCTACTCGAGGGGGAGCAGGTCACCCTCAGTTGTCTCCCTGCCGGAAGTCCCCTTCCTGACATCACATGGATCAAAG ATCGGAAAGCTTTGTATACGGATGACCGAATCAGTCTGACGTCCCATCCGGATGGCAGGCAGCTTCTTACGATCCTAAAGTGCAGCCAAAGAGATGCTGGGGTGTACGAGTGCGTGGCTACCAACCCCCTGGCCGCCATTACCACCTCTTGTACACTGACGATAGCTT ATGTTCCCAAACGACCCGGAACCCCTGAAGTCCCTCAGACGTATAACAACACCGCCCTGGTGCTGTGGAAACCGTCCGACACCAAGCCCCCGTGCAGCTACACATTGGAAAGAAAGACGGAAG GAGATTCAACGTGGCAAACCGTtaccaccggagtggttgactgcTACTACAACGTGACTGACTTACCACAAGGTGACGTGTTCCGGTTCCGCGTGTTCTGTGTGAACAAGGCAGGACAGGGTCCACCTAGCAACTCTTCAGCTCCAGTCACTTTGGATTCAGCAG CTGAAGAAGCTTCACCCGTGGTGGCTGTGGTTAAGACCACTGCCGTACCTGGATCTCTGGCGTCTCCCTCAAGTCTCCCAGTCACATCCACGATGACAAATACAACCTCCACTGTAACAGGTCCTAAAAATGCGACTTCACCAGTGACATCCCTTCCTTCTGCAGTACTTCCATCATCCTATCGGGCTCCAAGAACCATAGAGACCTCTTCATCTCCATCGGCAATCACAAATATGCATGATGCTCCCAAAACGAGCTCTAAACTTCCATCGGTACCATTCGTAACGCCCAAGCTCCAGAGTCCAGTGAACATTGTGTCTCCCATGACCCAGACCCCGAGCATTCTTGCGACTCCTCCTTCAAGCCCCACCAAACCTGCCTTAGCGGTCACTTATATCCCCACCACCATGGCCCCATCTCCAAGTTCCTTCTCCCCTAAAGTGCTGCAAACCTCCAGCCTGAGCCCCATTGGTGAAGGGGCCTGTACGCCCACCAGAAGCACACCATCCGGTCGCGTCACACCCTCCACGGCTCTGCGTCAAGGGGTTCCACAGAAACCTTACACCTTCCTGGAAGAGAAATCCAG AGGTCGCTTCGGCGTCATCCGAGAGTGCCGTGAGAATGCCACGGGCAAAATATACATGGCCAAAATCATTCCCTACAGCCAAGAGAACAAAAAGGAAGTGCTGAAGGAGTACGAGATCCTGAAATCTCTGCACAATGACAAAATCATGGCTCTGCACGAAGCCTATGTCACGCCACGCTACGTTGTGCTGGTGGCAGAGTACTGCACCGGCAAAGAGCTGCTGCACAGCATCGTGGAGAG ATTCCGCTACTCTGAGGACGACGTGGTTGAGTACTTGGTCCAGATCCTGCAGGGAGTCGAGTACCTACACAACCGCCGAGTCCTCCACTTGGACCTGAAGCCAGACAACATCATGGTGACAAACCTCAACACCATCAAGattgtggactttggaagcgctCAAAGCTTCAACCCACTTAGTCTCAAGCAGCAGGATTTGGGGGCGGTAACACTGCAATACATGG CTCCTGAAATCGTGAAAGGCGAAGTAGTGGGGCCTCCCGCAGATGTATGGACTGTTGGAGTTGTGACTTACATCAT GCTCAGCGGCCAGCTGCCCTTTGATGACAAAGATCCTCAACGTGTGAAATCCAAGATCCTGATGGCCAAGTTTGACCCAACGAGACTCTACCCCAACGTCTCCCAAAGTGCCTTGGCCTTTGTCAAGAAGTTGCTGAGCAGTTACGCTTG GGCCCGCCCAAGCACACGCGACTGCTTCTCCCAAGCCTGGCTTCAGGACACTTACATGATGAAGCTGAGGAGGCAGACCCTTACCTTCACCACAGGCAGACTCAAAGAGTTCTTGGTGGCGCAGCAGTGCCATCGCGCCGAGAGCACAACCAAGCACAAGGTGCTGCTGCGCAGCTACCAGAGCACACCCAAGTCCACGTCAAGCGGGCCTGCGTCGCAGTTTCACGACTCCAAGTGA